A portion of the Hydractinia symbiolongicarpus strain clone_291-10 chromosome 10, HSymV2.1, whole genome shotgun sequence genome contains these proteins:
- the LOC130612510 gene encoding general transcription factor IIH subunit 4-like has protein sequence MTESFSKRKLICKDLYGYLLTLPPSILDGLYDHPFTCLAVFRGLPELAKHYVMRTLFTEQSLPDTFVSAWCKTDQMKLHELALSRLKGLKIWTVVNTGSSSIRYEMNRFFRQNLKIGLCGGDIVEEEPLKTVEEKHARDVDFLDKYSKERWECVLYYMTGSQMGANAGVSEDVARVLINSGLLKFDVKEQSTSITSAGFQFLLLDTSSQVWYFMSQHLDSKEGSALVECLSFLFQISFSVLGKDYNVKNLTSDQFSFLQLLREIGLAYQRKRKSKRFYPTRLAINLGTAVTANVSTSQSLGYLMVETNYRVYAYTDSILQIALISLFTEIKCRFPEFTVGVLSRQSVQQALSCGISANQIIDFLRTRAHPQMRNHTPVLPPTITDQIKLWEMERDRLRYTEGVLYNQFLSQTDFEMLRKFAEGKGVLLWANNAKRLMVVSKDGHDDVKKYWKKNKPS, from the coding sequence ATGACGGAAAGTTTTTCAAAGCGAAAATTAATTTGTAAAGATCTATATGGATATTTATTAACTCTTCCACCAAGTATTTTGGATGGCTTATATGACCACCCTTTTACATGTTTGGCTGTATTCAGAGGTTTACCAGAACTTGCAAAGCATTATGTTATGAGAACATTATTCACAGAGCAATCACTTCCAGACACCTTTGTTTCAGCTTGGTGTAAAACTGATCAAATGAAACTGCACGAGTTAGCTCTGTCTCGTttaaagggtttaaaaatttggacAGTTGTTAATACTGGCTCTTCGTCCATTCGATACGAAATGAATCGGTTTTTCAGACAAAACTTAAAGATTGGTTTATGTGGCGGTGATATTGTCGAAGAAGAACCACTGAAAACAGTTGAAGAGAAGCATGCTCGCGATGTTGATTTCttagataaatattccaaagaAAGATGGGAGTGTGTGTTATACTACATGACAGGATCACAAATGGGTGCAAATGCCGGTGTAAGTGAAGATGTTGCACGAGTTTTAATTAATTCTGGTTTATTAAAATTTGATGTGAAAGAACAATCAACTTCTATTACTTCTGCAGGGTTTCAGTTCTTACTGCTTGATACATCTTCACAAGTTTGGTACTTCATGTCGCAACATTTAGACTCAAAAGAAGGTTCGGCGTTAGTTGAATGCCTTTCCTTTTTATTCCAAATCAGTTTTTCTGTCCTTGGGAAAGATTATAATGTTAAGAATTTAACTTCAGATCAGTTCAGCTTTCTGCAGTTATTACGAGAAATTGGTCTTGCCTATCAACGCAAGCGAAAGTCAAAGCGTTTCTACCCTACTAGACTGGCAATAAATCTTGGAACAGCTGTGACTGCGAATGTTAGCACTTCTCAAAGTTTAGGTTACTTGATGGTTGAGACAAATTACAGAGTTTATGCTTATACGGATTCGATATTGCAAATAGCATTGATAAGTTTATTTACAGAAATAAAATGTCGTTTTCCAGAATTCACGGTAGGAGTTTTAAGTCGCCAAAGTGTGCAACAAGCATTGTCATGTGGTATTTCAGCCAATCAAATCATAGATTTTTTAAGAACTAGAGCTCACCCACAGATGCGGAATCATACACCAGTTTTACCGCCAACTATAACTGATCAAATAAAACTATGGGAGATGGAGAGAGACCGTTTACGGTATACTGAAGGTGTTTTGTATAATCAGTTCCTCTCACAAACCGATTTTGAAATGCTTCGAAAGTTTGCAGAAGGAAAAGGCGTGCTTTTGTGGGCAAACAATGCTAAACGATTAATGGTGGTTTCGAAGGATGGCCACGATGATGTAAAAAagtattggaaaaaaaataaaccatcTTGA